One genomic window of Gammaproteobacteria bacterium CG11_big_fil_rev_8_21_14_0_20_46_22 includes the following:
- the traF gene encoding conjugative transfer signal peptidase TraF: MSKKDPDENINRAKRLLKKPSKRTVLGIMLSVLMIPLFALLFYVFGIIFTYTGSIPVGFYRIISDTTQIKRGDYVSFCLPDTIAKMGLERGYIHRGSCANGSEELIKQVIAVPGDTVKLANNEISVNGLFLGSGYFAPTRIIDKDHLPVYRFIKEGTYQAKGYWVYGFGDPRYSWDSRYYGGIPKANIKHRLLPLWIF, translated from the coding sequence ATGAGTAAAAAAGACCCAGACGAAAACATCAACCGCGCGAAAAGGTTGCTTAAGAAGCCGAGCAAAAGAACTGTGCTCGGTATTATGCTGTCCGTGCTGATGATCCCGTTATTCGCATTGCTTTTTTATGTCTTCGGTATCATTTTTACTTACACCGGCTCTATACCGGTTGGGTTCTATCGCATTATCTCGGATACAACACAGATTAAGCGCGGTGATTATGTGTCATTCTGCTTACCAGATACGATTGCTAAGATGGGGCTTGAGCGTGGCTATATTCATCGTGGTTCATGTGCTAATGGTAGTGAAGAACTGATTAAGCAAGTGATTGCGGTGCCAGGTGATACCGTTAAGCTTGCTAATAATGAAATTTCTGTCAATGGCCTGTTTTTAGGCAGTGGTTATTTTGCGCCGACTCGGATTATTGATAAAGACCACTTACCTGTTTATCGTTTTATTAAAGAGGGCACCTATCAGGCAAAAGGGTATTGGGTGTATGGGTTTGGTGATCCTCGCTATTCTTGGGATTCTCGTTACTATGGCGGAATACCTAAAGCCAATATTAAACATCGATTACTGCCATTATGGATATTTTAA